GGAAAACACAACATCTTCTGCTGGCGGACAAAGTCACAAAGGATTTTTAAACCGCTCTAACATCCCTTCAGCGTTTCGAAATATGGGTTTTATAGAATATTCAGGGAGTTATCCTTGTCTCAGAAAAGTCATGTCTACTCCCCATCAGTTGTATGCCCCCACACACCTTTCTGAGAGGCAAGCCAAAGGaactttgtatttttttccagataGGCAGCCAAGCGATAATTGCTGCTgttaacaaaaaatgtaaaagataATAGGAATAGTTTAGCAACCCAATGCATTTTACTGAACAAATATGTAACACTGAGTAAATTAAGCCCTTAaactaatcattaacactttgGGTAAGAATGGATATGTCAGTGTAGCCTACTTCCAAAGAATTGTAGAATATTATAAATGAAGTAAATGTTTTACGGGAAAAAAAAGTTCCGTCTTTAAAAAAGTTAATCAGCTTGAATTATGACGTCTAATATCTATTGCTCATGATCCAATGAACTGCTTGTCCATCCATAACTTGAATTAGAGGAATTACAGGATATATCTCACTGGAGACCAAAGACTACATTTAACTACACGTGAGACGCACAAGGGGATATCCTACAAGCTAACAGAAGACGGTGCAGTCCGCAGGCTGTTTCAAAGGGGCTGCTTTTCTTAGCCGTTTATACTTGTGtcataaagacaaaaaaaaatacaatgcaCATTAGTATGCGGAAATAGCACTTAGAAGGAAAGGGGGTTTTAATAAAATGTCGTAAGCTTTCACGTTGGAATATACGATGACAGTGCTTTGCAAATCTTAGCTGCCCCGTAGTATAGCTATTTGGACCACAGCAGAAGACATGGGGCTGTTGAAAAAGGGGTGGGGCAGTACAAACGTGGTTTTCGGTCTCTTAGCTATGGAAGTGTGCTAAAAATGCGCAAATATTAACATCAGGGATCGGCCTGCATATGCGGGACGCAGGCGTGTTCGCTCCTTGCAGTTCTAGGTATTTAGCTATATATTTAATGTGCCTCCGTTTAAGCCATATAAGccgtgttgttgttgttattattactattattattgatgTATTGCTTTTTGTCGTAGGcctaataaatgtaaaatactcTTCTGCTTAAGATGTTCTCGTTGTTCTATCATTTAATATGCAATAATATTTTTACTACTTTCATAATAagacataaattatacaagcaATATTACTTGTCACCTAGACAGGCGCAAAAAAACACTATTCCAACTACATAAATATATTCTTAgatatatttttcttaaaaacGTCTATAACGTTTTCAGATAGTCATAACGTCTTATCTGCTATGTGGGGGTACAGAAATACAATAATACCAAATTTATCTTAAGCTTATACCTCACCGAGAAAGTGGCTTGTCCTACTTAAGAATGTTCTTGTAAAAGTTTGACGCATTCAGGCTCCTCTTCTCTACTAACGAAGCTACGAAGGTGAGGTGGCTGGTCGTTTTAGACCCGGTTACTTCAGTCGGTAGCGTGAAAATGATCCCTTTTTATCATCGCGATGCGAGACTGAAACGATCAATATCCATGCTGGGAGGCGATCAACTAAGGTTTAGTATTGGCAGCGTGCTATAATATGTTGTGTTCCCTTATGCTATAATTAATATCTGTGTTAATTGCGTTATTTACATAATTGCGCCATTCAGTACAAATTCATACCAAATTCGTATGTTAGGCTTAACTTTGGATATCAAAGACACACCCATTTGAATAAATCAGCTAAGTTGAATACACTACCACAGTAGACTAAAATATATAAAGCAAGAATTAATTTATTTGCTGGTACTAACTGGGGTAACAGTCTTATAAAAAATAGTTATTACCGTaatgtatatgttattttaCCTCCTGTGATAAACGGGGTTACCCCCTTTACTGCACCGTATCAGAACCCCGTGTAAACTTAGCGGTCTGCAGTAGCGCTTACAGCGTTTCTCACTTAAAAAGTTACACAGTGCACATTCAAAAATAGAGAGAAAATCTACTTGCATCAAAGTATTTCTCAAGACACTGCGCTATCACTGATATACATACGATGTAAACGTATGAACTGAATTAAGTTGAAATTCAGGGCCAAGAGCTGTAATTGAATTTGGAGGTAAGCTAACTACCGCAGAGGTCATCCTAGCGGTCCAACAGGCCGCAGTGGAGATATTAAGTTTTCGAAAACTAAGCGTTTATTACTCTAATGCTTTACCACAGTCTACATATCTTCCTCTGTTTGCTCAGTCTCCCATTAacgaataaaaaagaaaaaaaagtctgtCTAAAAGGATGTGCCGTcctgaaaagaagaaaaaacaatgaCCTGGAGAAAACTGTACTATATTTTCCTGGTATAAAAAAGAATAGGAGTAGCATTTTGCACAGTTCCTACAAACCAGATTTGtgttttaaaaaggaaatataATATCAACGCTCTGGCTTGGATTGGGCCTGTGTTgcatttaattttataaataaaccACCAGCTGTCATTCTTCCAACTTCGTTTTAAATCTGCGGGTAGAGAACCGTCATTTAACGCAGCAATCAGACAAGGACAGGATTAGGTTACGTTATCAAGGTAACTGAGTGGGTCTAGGGCTTAAACTTTTGTAGACGGTTCctgaattttaataacaaaatgCGTTGTATTTTCCTTGTGGAATTCCTATGATTGGAATAATCCAAAATCAGTGTGCGAGTCTGAGTGGCATTTTTATTAATGGGATGAGAGGAAAGGGATACATTTTCTTATAGCGCCAGTTGAATTCAGTTGCTAGGCAACCGGTGTACGGCAACTCATCCGCGAAATTTAAATCTTTGAGAATGGAACTATGCGTTTTGCTGAATAGTCACTGCAGGAGAAAGTTGTAGCATAAGCAAATGCTCGCTCATATCTCACGGCCGAATATATTAAACTACGAAAAAACAAAGAAGaagcaatatttaaaaaaatatggcaAAATTTAGCTAATGGTCATACAATCGGACAAATGGTTGACGAACACCGTGTGCGCGAAGAAAGAATGTTGGGGAAAAGGGCTTAGGACTCAGTTCTTAGACTCCTACCACATTCTGAATACTCCTTCACAACACCATCTATAAGTTCTTCTGCTCGCCTGCACAAGAGCACAGAGAAGTTATTGGATTACGTTATCATTGAATTAACCATATTATTTATAAACCAGAAATGTAATTATCCAGCACGTGACCCTTccataatattaaaaaattaaatccaTTCCTTTTAATGCCCAAGTCAAGAAAACACTGGCAATGCAAGCCTTTTATCGTCAGAAATCTGACTGTTTCATCTTGTTTTTGCGATGTTTGGCACAGTCTGATTCAATATCTTACATTGCTGTTGTTACAGTTTAAGTCATTACCAAGTTGTGGACCAAAAGCATTAACCAGTCTGTCTCTGACGTCACACAGTCTCCACTTTCTCCCTtcaatacaaaaatataaatatccaCAGCCGTGTCCATCAAGAGCACTTGCTCCTAAATCTGCTGTCACCGCTGCAAATGGTCATTATAGCctaaaaatctaaataaataagaaagaaTTGATTAACgtcaatactactactactaataataataataataataataataataatatctaaagaaaacaacaataattgGGTGAACgacataaaatgtatatttgatAAACTTTCATAATCTGAGTAAACCGGTCACTTTCCCCACCACTCTCCATCAGAGGTCAGGTGCGATGTCCAACAACGCGCCAAACCATCGCAGTAACAATAGCAAACGTTCAGCACGAAGGTAACCGCACGTAGCACCGTTTGTGAGCCAAAACATGAGCCCTGCTAACCGTTCGTTTAATTTAAGGAAATGTAACAATAATGATCTCAACCAGACGGTGAATACATGTAAAACACCATTACACGGAAAGGCCCGCAATTTtataaatcaaaatattaacGGGATGAAAGAGGGGGCACGTTTTAGCCTTCAAAGTTATTTTATCCCGATTGCACGAGATGGACGGCGTATGCATGTTTTATAAAAGCTATCATACCTAGAAGAACCTGCGAGCTTTTTTTACTCGCAAGGCCTGTGTAGTACACATGATAATTGCATGGTACACAATCTGACAGTCAATCCATTTATATAAAGGCTTCAGAAATATTTGCAATGGTGTACGAAGGAGCTACCCACGACAGGAACGACAAATTGAATATTTTAATCTAGGGGGTGTAATACAATTTTGTCGTGAAACCGTTACCTCTACCAACGGCAcgacttttttttctaaaaaaaaaaacagtggaaTACAGTACAAAGTATTTCGAAAGATAAGGCACCATTAACAACAATTAGCAAAACGGCCTTTTCTAACAAAGGGTTTCAATTGGCATATTGGGAATGAATCATATTGTAGTCTTAATACACATTCACAGTGAACGCAAACAACAAAACGGTATTCATCTTATATGGAGATGCAGGaaatgtaaaatacaaaaaaaattaaataaataagcgTGCAGCTCCATTATGCTAAAACAAACGCACATGACACGGGAAAAAAACCGTTTACGGTGTTCAGAATTAATTTAACAGGTTAAAATTAACAGGTTAAATTTGAAAGAGcgcaaaatataaattttaaatattatcCTCTGACATTGTGCTGCTTTGGAAAAAATAGAGGAGACGAATCTAGTtggtttgttttgtattatgtGCGTGTCGTTTTCAGGGAAAATAGTCACAAGGGAAGATAATCGAATTAAGGGCCATCACCTAAATCCccaaaacactttttaaaacaaagcaaaaaaaaaatcgactGTTTTAACCTACTGTATATAAAACGGACAGCATCCTATTCGATCTACATTGGAAAACAATCGATACACACCTTTCATTACAACGAATTAAAATCAAATGTAGCAACATGTTTGCTCATGTAATTTTATGTTTTCAAAATATAAATCTGCTCTTACAACAGGCAACACACATAATCACGTTATTTGAGTTCTAACAAATTTATTGTTCTCAGTCATCTCTGACGGAATCACTactgaaattaaattacaaTCAAATCATCACATCAAAATATACCCTTATTACCTAACAACTGTCCATGTCAGTTTACGTTGATTTGTGCTCCTTTGTGAATAATCAAAGTACAAAATTAAGCAAAACAAATAAGAACAACAACGAAAAACTGGAAAGGAAAAAACATCTTACAGAAGTTGcgggaggaaaaaaataaattatcgTTTGCAACAGTCAATAGTTATTccgaataaaatattaaaacaagtcattttggagaaaaatataaagtaaattcAGATCAGCATCTGATCTAGAGAATCTATTTTGCCGGAGTCTGTTTACTGTAACCTACCAAAGAACACGGCTAAGGGAAGGCGGCTTCTGCTCGGTTACATCCACGGCACCCAGTCCGTCACACTTGGCGGCGGCTTTTCGGAGAGGAAATTTTCAAATAAGTGCAGCTCAAGACAGTCGGTCTTTCAGTATTTCTTTTCccatttcgtttttttttttttttttttgttttaaaaaaatccatttatgtgtcggtcaacaaaattaaagattttttttttttttcaaaagatGCGATCTTTGAGATCAGAGAAAAGGGCAAAAACAACGTGGTTTGCctttttggggagggggctaAGAACGACaattcctttttttaaaaaatattaaaccaTGCAGTCTTCTTTGTAAGTTGTGTTCAAAGCGTCCTGCGTCCCAATCTTCTTTGTGTTGTATTTACTGATTTCTTTGCAAGGCGTGCCATAGTCTCTTATTGTTAAATGCGTAAACGCTCGCTTTTGGTGTCATACAAATTAAATGCAAGAGAAAAAGGAGAAAGATAAATATAGAagtgttgggttttttttctacAGTTGGTTTTTGTTTTCGTGGTGATGTTGTTAGTGCGCCAAAATTACCTGATGGTACGAACTTGTAGTTGTCACCCTCGGGTCGTTCGGTTCGCTCGGCCCAGATATACTGGCGTCTTTTAAGTAATCTACTAACAAATGTCCCTGAAAGAAAGAGCAGACAGAACCTTTTAGGTTAAGACAATTTAGGGCCTGGGTGAACGTTATCGTTgcgtttttttgtcttttttcttttattttctgaAGACTGGTTGCGAATGCAGGGtcgatttttttctgttaaaaaatataaaacacatcTGCAGTCATATTCACTTTTCCCTCATAATCACAGTATCAAAAATTATTTTCACTATCTTGCGACAGTCTGTGTCCTATCAGATATATCATATACAAAACATTTAAAGTCTGTGTGCTGTTCTATGTCTCACTGAACATTCGTTTGCAGTCCATAGAAGGGGGCGGAGTGTCTGCACTCACATTGCCGACCTGAGAGTACACATCCTCCGGCGTCTGTGGCACTCCAGGCGGCGTCATCCTTTTCTCTTTCTGCCTCCGATTGCAAAACCAAACCCTGACCACTTCCTTTTCAAGCTGCAAGCTGTCCGCCAGGCTGGTGATTTCTTGGGCCGAAGGCTTGGGGCATTTAAGGAAGTGACTCTCCAACGCACCTTTTACACTCACTTCGATGGAAGTTCGCTTCTTTCGCTTCCTGCCCTGCGCGGCGATTTTATCGATGCTCGTGGGGCTCCCGGTGGATGAATCGGCCTCCTCCAGCCATTTGTTTAGCAGAGGTTTTAGCTTACACATGTTCTTGAAGCTGAGCTGCAGCGCCTCAAACCTGCAGATCGTGGTCTGGGAGAAGACGTTTCCATACAGAGTCCCTAAAGCCAAGCCGACGTCGGCTTGCGTGAAACCCAGCTTGATGCGGCGCTGTTTAAACTGCTTGGCAAATTGCTCCAGATCGTCCGAGGTCGGCGTGTCCTCGTCTGAGTGCGGGTCGTGGCTGTTTACTCCACcgtggtgctgctgctgctggtggtgctgatgctggtggtgatggtggtggtggtgagcgCTGTGGTCGAGCTCTGGGGTGTCTCCACGCACCAAACCCGGGTGCACCAAACTTTGGCTTCCTGGCGGGCTGAGCATCCCGTTCACGGTGAATCCACCGGGCTGAGAGTATATTAaggactgctgctgctgcccggCTCCTATCGAGGGGATGTGAGCCGCGGTGGTGCCACCCCAAGCCCCGGGGTGAGTCTGGTGGGGACCCAGATGCGGTGGTCTGTGATGCAACGCCGTGCCAGCGTGGAGATCGTCTCTGCCCGAATTGTTTTTGACGTCCTGTTGTTGCGGGCTGCCTGTCATTCCGACTGGGCTTGAGGACCAAGGCGACCCGGCTTCTGCAGCCGCCACAGCCGCtgcagcggcggcagcagcggcATGAGGCAACGACGTGACCCACTGGTGGGCATGGCTCAACATATGGCCCCCGTTGCTCGCCGCCATGGCTCCTTGCATGAAGTTGCTCTGTACCATCTTTACCGTAGGATCTCCTCTGTAGCCGCCAGACACCGAGGTAACAGCGACGCTCCCAGACTGCATGCCACCGCCTCCGGAGTCGGAATGCACGACTGAGCCTGACGAGAGAATGCTATTGCTGGCCAGATATGGGTTGGAAGCCGCGGTGGCCATTCCGTTAACCCTTATGAATATATCTGCTGGTCAAACCCCCTCCcgcttttaaactttttttttgttcaagtAGGCAAATTCTATTCCATGAATTATTCAAACTTAAAAGGTCAGGGTAGTATCTATATTATACCATGCACTTCTGaaattaaaacatcaaaaaagaagaaaatgctttttaaaaaatccgCCAAATCCGTGACTGCTGTATTTACAATATTCATGTAAtatcaatattattattttttccgttTAAATCCACGTTCTTAACGTCAACAAATAGAAGCCCTTTGAAACCCTGTACAGTCCTCGAGGAaagtttcttttaaaaataaaaaaaaattaaaaggatTAAAAAGTTTTTTCCTGCAAAGTTAGAATAGCGTCGCAGTTTGCACCTTCCCCTAAGATGAAATCCTTTTCAAAAAGTTCCTGCTTAAGTGAAGAAAAAATAATATCGCTAAAGAATCATACGCTTGTTTGTAAATTAGTATCTGAGATTCCCCCTGGTGCTTTTCCGTTTTTTTCTTTAGCTGTTTCCTTTATTCTGCCGTGGTCTATTTCTCTTTGTTCCGTTTTGATGTGTTTAAACCTGCAAAGCCGCTAACTCAAGCTGAAGTACAGTCCTGTATTGCAACGCACGGCGAAGGTCCGCAAGCTGTCTCTCTCATTCGCTggctccctcaccccttctctctctctttctctctctctctctctctctctctctctctctctctctctttccctctctctctctctccctctctgacAGGTCTCTCCGTCCCTCCCCCTGAGCACGGAGACTCACGAATGTTTACCCTTTGCCAAGCGTGCGTACACCGTCCACATCTTTCCCCCAAATACGAGGAAGCCGAGCGCAAGGCTCCCGTTGATTGGGTACCGGCGGCCCCCGAAAGCAGTGCTTCAGGCACGCAGCCCCCCCTTCCGGTCGTTCCAATTGGTTGCTTTTTAATTTagtctaaataaataaaaaataattaattaaagcacataatataaataaataactgttcGAGAAGAAATATTGGAAATAACAGGAATTAAAGACAGAAATCCGAGAACGAGCTGTGTAAATGCGCGTTTTGTTCCTTTAACTCTTAATGAACTAAGGGGTCAACGCCTCGGTACCTTTGCCAAAATAATTCGTTTTGCATGGTTGCGGTTAATATCctttattttgctgttttggaaacagtttaataataattacaacgAACCATGCTTCGGTGTCGCGAAACATAAAGCGGAATCTGAAATGTTTATTAGATAAATTTCTGTCATCTGGGGAAGACATATTAATGTTGTAAAAGTTAAACAAAGACTATAtcatatattaaatacatattctttttataaatatttggaAATGGGTACGAAAAGcattattgtcattgttgatgCATACTGTTAATCACGCGCTTTTCAGCATAACGGATTCAAACAAAGACACCACACGCTGAAACTGAATTACGCTGTAATATATAGATTGCCACATCCGGCTTGTTTAACATTAACCATCAACGCTCCGGCTTCTCTGGAGTTAACAGAGAATGCAGGTTTTGGGAGATGCTTCCAAGCGGAAACCGGCGCACAGGCGACCTCACTGAACCACAGAAAAAGAGAAAGTGGCAACCCAAACAAGGGCGAAATGGGCAGTCCCGGGGGATTTGCATGGAAACAGCCCCGCTTTATGTCTCCCCCCAACGAAATCCGCCAGTATCAAGCCTAAAACTTTTCATATTTAAAGGCAGCTATACCGTCGATATATGTTGTGGTTCGTCGGGAAGTCTACATGACAACCCCCTACTAAGCCGATTGAACTTAAATACGCTTCGCAATCTCGAAATGCTACATTTTCGTGCTGCGCAGATGAGCATAACGTCCACGTGAACGTTACACCACAGTCAATCCAGTCATTGTTCGACAGCCAGGGAGACCTTCCCACTTTCGGCGTGCAAAATTACGAGGAAACCCCTTACATTTGTAGGTTTAATAGGGGGCGATTGTAATAACATACTAATGATTTTCGTAATAAATGTCGTTCCAAAAAATCCCCGCCACCCTTCCTCACCCGAAAGGTCCAACACACGTTTCATTGAATTAAACCTAGATATCCAGGTGCAGTCGTTTGAACACTTGAAGCCagaatactgtttttttttcttcccaacAGATTTAATTTGGAAACGACTCAAAAATCGTGTGAGCCTCGTGGATTTGTTTACATTGAATGGGGAGGATAGGGCCGGTGCCATGGGCCGTCTTATTCATTAATATACAGTGAGGATTTTGTCTAAATTACTGCTGTGAGTCGCACAGAGGACGCTTTCAAAGGGCCTCACACGCGTGAGAGCTAGACTTGGAAAGTCATTTCTTccaaaacagtacaaaaaagagtagggggggaggggagacatTTTCAAACCTTCACGGTTTCACGTTCAGCTTTTTagtatttttctttaaagtgatatgtttatttatttatttgtttatttttagggTCTCCTTGTTCCCTGCTGTGGAGTTCATCTGTTTTGTATGcaaaaaacagaaagagaaaaaaatcccCAAGTATAACAAGAGAGGAACAGTTagtgctgattttcatttgcataaattttcatatattttagtGAAAATAATAGCTGAGCGGAGGAGAGCTCAGCTCAGTTGAGTCAGAGGAAAGGAAAATCTTAGGAAGGACCGTTTCAGAGCATGGAGGGAAGAGTGCACCAGTTCCAACTAAACAGATATTGAGCCCTTcgtattttttgcattttcctGGATCTTCAGGGGGGTAAGTTGATAAATTCCTATTACTGTGATATATACCGCGGTCATTCGAGATCCAGCGATCGACATATACGCCTATTATCGGAATCTTGCACATATTCTTATTGTCATATTGACAACTTTTCACATTATGCATACATTtacgcatatatatatatttatatatacacacacacacacacacacacacacacacattcgcaTGCAAATACACACGACCACAGGCACTTACATGTGACAATGTATGACATTCTCGGAATTGGGGAAAGTCATTATTGGAATAAACGATGTCGTTAGAGGcctgaaacaaaaaaagtagtatattttgctttttaaaaccaAAAATCAATAGACGCGTTCGCTTCGAGACTGGGGTTTATAAATAGTGAACAGACGGTTAAGCAGCACAGTTTTGTAGTGAAGGTGCACTGGGGGAAAGCGCAATCAATCAAATCTAAGCAGGACACCCCTCGGTTGAATTCTCTGGAGAAGCAGAATACAAGTGGATTTCAAGGCCTTTACATATATTGATTCATTGCGGCTGCGCTTTAACTTAGTTTTGAAGTTTAGTAACTAGACTAACCACAACTCAGCACTAATCTACCACTTTATGTACATGTTTGCCTAGGTAAGCGATGAAACGCATTAATAAAATTGTAACACTGGATAGAATTTCACGTTCAGTTATGTAACTATTCGCACAGACTAAATAAACACCGGAAAATATCTGTATACGAACAAGTGAATAGACCATTTCATGTTTATTTAGGTCTTATTACTATATAATCTGTATGAAATATAAATTGTATTAAAGACGATTATGTACACCGTATAAAAGCGGAATGGCATGATAGTGCTTTAAGAACCTCCTACGCCTACGAAGTCAGTTTGAAGAGATAAAACAGGTTTTTAACACGTTTTATAAATGCCTGAATGACAGCAGGCAAGCTTGCTGTGCATGCATGACAGTAGGCTATAAAGGGTGGCGTTACGGCATTTTATCGTTTTCGAGTACGATTTTCTAACTGATCAAGATTTTGTTCAGTTTCGgcgtttatttattgtttttgtcacGGGTCAACTTTCGTgtggactgccccccccctccccccgcccgcACAGATGCTACCTCGCACAGCCCCACCAAGATCTTTGGTTCATTGATGGGGAGGCATTTCTAAACCCCGCATTTCAGTTGCCATGGTGAGCCGAATAAAAGAGGAAACACTAGTCGCATTAAGCTATATGTTTGTGCACTGGAGTCGAGATGAAAGGGGCGCGGAGAAGCCAAGATGATCTCGCGGACAGCCAAACTGACCACCAATACTCTTGGTTAAAACCAGAACTACATTTACCTGGAAGATCATGTGCGACACGAAGGTGCCCAGCTG
This window of the Paramormyrops kingsleyae isolate MSU_618 chromosome 1, PKINGS_0.4, whole genome shotgun sequence genome carries:
- the LOC111848919 gene encoding POU domain, class 3, transcription factor 3-B, which codes for MATAASNPYLASNSILSSGSVVHSDSGGGGMQSGSVAVTSVSGGYRGDPTVKMVQSNFMQGAMAASNGGHMLSHAHQWVTSLPHAAAAAAAAAVAAAEAGSPWSSSPVGMTGSPQQQDVKNNSGRDDLHAGTALHHRPPHLGPHQTHPGAWGGTTAAHIPSIGAGQQQQSLIYSQPGGFTVNGMLSPPGSQSLVHPGLVRGDTPELDHSAHHHHHHHQHQHHQQQQHHGGVNSHDPHSDEDTPTSDDLEQFAKQFKQRRIKLGFTQADVGLALGTLYGNVFSQTTICRFEALQLSFKNMCKLKPLLNKWLEEADSSTGSPTSIDKIAAQGRKRKKRTSIEVSVKGALESHFLKCPKPSAQEITSLADSLQLEKEVVRVWFCNRRQKEKRMTPPGVPQTPEDVYSQVGNGHLLVDYLKDASISGPSEPNDPRVTTTSSYHQVILAH